AATGAATTTTCACCGGATTCAGAAGTTGAATTCCCCAGGTATTTACCCTTTTCGCCATAATATTTATTCTCATAGCTGCCATCCTTGCCCATAATGGTCTCAGTCCTGATTCCCTTGATGTCTTCATCATAGATAATTGTCTGGGAAGGTGTAGAATTCTCGTATACAGTAAGGCTGTTATAATAATATTCACTTTCCGGATCCTTATAACTGAAGATTTTTCCGGAGAAAGTACCATCTGCCTTATAGACCATATCTTCCAGCAATCTACCTTTATCATCATAAGATTGAGAAGGTCCCACCTGTTTCCCGTTAGAATAAGTTACCATGCTCATTACCTTTCCTTCGGGAGTATACCATGTTACTTTTCCATCGAAAACCTCATTGCTTGGAGTAGTATCAGAAGCCAGGCCTTCCATTTGAAGAGTTCCGTTTTTGTAAAAATCCTTGATTAAGGTAAGCTTACCCTTTGCAGAAGTTTCACGGTAATATTCCATGTTCTCCTTTGTCGTTTTTTCCCAATTCTCATCGAAATAAATTTTTTCCTGAGCATATACGTTGATGCTGAGTACCAGCGCAAGTAACGCGGATGTAAATAGTTTTTTCATGTTTTTATTAAGGTTTGATTTTTTGTTTAAGGTTAATTCGCTTTCGTGTACTACTGAAAGTAAGAGGGTAAAAGCTGTTGAAGAGACGAGATAAATCTGTCTGAAATAATTTTACATTGAAATTGTGTTTAAATATCATAAGTCCGAAGACAATAAAATATGTGGTGCTTTTTGATTTAAAACCCCAAATATAAATCAATTTGACGAGAAATATAAATAAAATGAACCGATTTGTTCACTTTTGCGTGTAAAAATCTGATTACAATCGTTTTAAAGAATCTGAAAATACCATTCAGGAAACCATAAACCCCCGGATTATTTCTGAGCATCGGATATACGATAAAATTTATTAAATTTAGCCAACAGAAAAATCTAATATTTCATGATAGATAAAAGAGTAAAAAATGCAAAGGAGGCCATCGAGGGAATTAAAGATGGAATGACACTGATGCTGGGCGGGTTTGGACTTTGTGGAATCCCTGAAAATTCAATTAATGCTTTGGTAGAAAGTGATGTGAAAGATTTAACATGCATCTCAAACAACGCTGGAGTAGATGATTTCGGATTAGGATTACTTCTTCACAAAAGACAGATAAAAAAAATGATTTCGTCTTATGTAGGAGAAAATGCTGAATTTGAAAGACAAATGCTTTCAGGAGAGCTTGATGTTGAACTAACTCCACAAGGAACCTTGGCAGAAAAATGCAGAGCAGCGCAGGCCGGAATTCCTGCTTTTTATACCCCTGCAGGCTATGGAACTGAGATAGCAGAAGGAAAAGAAGTGAAAGAATTTCACGGAAAACCTCATATTCTGGAACATGCCTATGAAGCAGATTATTCTATTGTAAAAGCATGGAAAGGAGATCACGCCGGAAACCTTATTTTCAAAGGATCCGCAAGAAACTTCAATCACCCAATGGCTGGAGCAGCGAAAATTACGATTGCTGAAGTAGAAGAATTGGTAGAACCGGGAGAATTAGACCCCAACCAGATCCATATTCCGGGAATCATGATCCAGAGAATTTTCCAGGGTGAGAAATTTGAAAAAAGAATAGAACAACGTACAACCAGAAAAAAATAAGAAGAATGTTATCAAAAGAAGATATCGCAAGACGTATTTCCAAAGAAGTTAAGGATGGTTATTACGTAAACCTGGGAATAGGAATTCCAACTCTGGTTGCCAACTACGTTTCAGAAAATATTTCCGTAGAATTTCAAAGTGAAAATGGAGTGCTGGGAATGGGGCCTTTCCCTTTTGAAGGTGAAGAAGATGCAGACATCATCAATGCCGGAAAACAAACCATCACTATTTTGCCGGGTGGTTCATTCTTCGATTCAGCTTTTAGTTTCGGAATGATTCGCGGACAAAAAGTTGACCTTACCATTCTTGGAGCGATGGAAGTTTCAGAGAACGGAGATATTGCCAACTGGAAAATTCCGGGAAAAATGGTAAAAGGAATGGGAGGAGCAATGGATTTGGTGGCTTCTGCAGAAAATATTATCGTAGCAATGATGCACGTAAACAAAGCAGGAGAGAGCAAGATTCTTAAAAAATGTACACTGCCCTTAACAGGAGTAAATTGTGTAAAAAGAGTGGTTACGGAATTAGCCGTATTGGACATCACCCCGAACGGATTCAAACTGGTGGAAAGAGCACCGGGTGTTTCAGTAGAAGACATTATCAAAGCTACAGAAGCAGATCTGATCATTGATGGCGAAGTTCCTGAAATGCAGCTATAAGTAAAATACAAAACCTTGCCCACAGCGAGGTTTTTTTATTGTACAAGATTGTTTTTTGTGGGGATATGTATTCCTTTACATGACAGAGGAAGCCGAAACACAAAAAATAAAGACTGTCTCAGTTATGAAGCAGTCTTTTATTTTATCCATTAAGATACAGCGGTTATTATCAATCTAATTTGTAACCTCAAATATCTAACTTCTAATTCTTATTTATTATCCTGTGCCCCGAAAACCTTCTGCAATATGCTGGTAGTTCTCATAGCCGGAGTATTTCTGATTCCGCTTTCCTTATCAGCTACCATTTTGAAAACCCCATTGATGGTTTCAGTGGTAACATACTCATTAAGGTCTGTTGTTACAGATTGTCCTGTAAATGTATTATATTTTGAAATAAGGTTTTTCCAAACAGTATCTGCACCTACTTTTCCTAGTGAAGCTTTTACTTTGGGCTGGAAAGCTGTAAATAACTGACTTTGTGTTTTGCCTTTTAAATAGTTGGTAGCAGCATTATCCGTTCCCAATAAGATATTCTTAGCATCTGTAATGGTCATAGAGGTGATCGCATTGGTGAAAATAGGAGCCGCTTCCGTTACTGCATCCTCAGCAGCTCTGTTAAGCAACTTTACTCCTTCATCTGCAAGGCTTCCCATACCAAGGGAACGTAGCGTAGTATCAACCTTTCTCAGTTTTTCAGGCATTAAGATTTTTACCGCTTCATTTTTTAGAAAACCGTCATTTAAAGCCAGTTTTTTCACTCCATCCGTTACCCCAATACTCAAGGCTTCCTTTAATCCCGAAGAGATTTGGGTTGATGTAAGATTTCCAAGGTTGGCCGTAGAACTTTTAATAGGTGTAGCAGTTGTTGTATTCGTATTCGTACTCGTTGTTGTGGAACCTTTAGTAGCTGGCGGCGTATTAAGGTCAATACCTGTTTTATCCTTAACCGTAGACTTGATGATATCAAGAAGCTGAGCCTGAGTAGATATTGAAAATAATAATCCTGCTGCTATAAAAATGCTTTTTCTCATTGTATTTTTTTACAAATTTAGATGTTTAATCTTTTAAGTGACGTATGCTATCAAAAAATAAACCATAAAATTTTATAAATTTAAATAATTATCTTTTTTTTAATTCAAAATTTTGATTTGTAGTTACTTATAATATTAGTGTTTACTGAGTTTTAAATGGAAACATTCCTACAATTATAAGTTTTAAAATAAACTTCTCGACCATTTAATTATTCAAAAGTTTTAGAAAATAAGTATATTAGCTATACCGTTAACCCAATCCAATGACTCGTATTTTTTTAGCATTTTTTATAATGACTTCAAGTCTTGTTTTTTCACAAAATAAATTGAACCTGATCCCTTATCCTCAAAATGTTGAGATAAAAGAGGGGAGTTTTATTCTTTCCGAAGTGTTGAATATGAGCAATGATTTGCCTAAAAAAGAAACAGATTATTTCAGAAAGCGTATGGGTTCTATGATAACATTGAAAGACTCTAAAAAATCAGATGCCCAATTGGTTTATTCTCAGTGGCCAAAAGCCTCTGCAGGAAAGGAAGAATCTTATAGTATAGAGATTTTACCCAAACGAATTCTCATTCAATCCTATACTCAGCAAGGATATTTTCTGGCGATTCAAACCCTGATTCAGTTATTTGAAAATTATCAGACTGAAAAGAAAATTCCGGCCATGAAGATTGAGGACCAACCCAAGTTTGCTTGGCGGGGAATGCATCTGGACGTTTGCCGTCATTTTTTTACCGTTGATGAGGTAAAGCAATACATCGATTATCTGGCGATGTACAAAATGAATACCTTTCACTGGCATTTAACAGATGATCAAGGCTGGAGAATTGAAATTAAAAAATATCCAAAGTTAACACAAATCGGTTCAAAACGTAAGGAATCCATGATTGGTGCTTACGTTGATAATACTTTTGACGGAAAGCCTTATGGACCATACTTTTATACTCAGGAGCAAATAAAAGATGTAGTGAAATATGCTCAGGAAAGACACATAACGATTGTTCCTGAAATTGAAATGCCTGGGCATGCCTTGGCTGCATTATCAGCTTATCCGGAGCTGGCATGTACCAAAGGACCTTTTGAGGCAGCCACAAAATGGGGCGTTTTTGACGATGTATTTTGCCCTAAAGATGAAACATTTAAGTTTTTGGAAAACGTTTTGGATGAGGTTATTCAGCTATTTCCATCACAATATATTCACATTGGCGGAGATGAATGCCCTAAAACACGATGGAAAGAATGCGCCCATTGCCAGGAACTTATCAAAAAAAATAATTTGAAGGATGAACATGGGTTGCAAAGTTATTTTATCCAAAGAATTGAAAAATATGTCAACAGTAAAGGTCGAAAGATTATTGGCTGGGACGAAATTTTAGAGGGAGGATTGGCTCCTAATGCAGCGGTTATGAGCTGGACAGGAGTAAACGGAGGTATTGAAGCCGCAAAGTCAAAGCATTTTGCTGTAATGACGCCCGGAGCATATTGTTATTTTGACCATTATCAGGGAGATCCGCAGACAGAACCCAATGCTTTTGGAGGTTTTACACCACTGGAAAAAGTTTATTCCTATAATCCGATTCCTGATGAATTGAATGCGGAGCAGGCAAAGTATATTTTGGGGGTTCAGGCCAATCTATGGACAGAATACATTCTGGATTTCAAGCAGGTTCAGTATATGATTTTTCCTAGATTGATGGCGCTTTCGGAAGTAGGATGGGGAACTTCGGATCCTAAGAATTATAAAGAATTTGAAAGCAGAGTGATACACCAGTTTAAGGTTTTGGACAAAATGAATGTAAATTATGCCAAAAGCATTTACAATATTTCAGGAAAGGTAATTTCTGCCAATAAAGGTATTGCCTATGAACTTTCAACCTCACAAAATTCAAATGGAATAAGATATACTCTGGATGGAACTACTCCCACAATACATTCTAAAACGTATCAGGGTCCTGTTTCAATACCTGGTTCTTTAACTATAAAATCTGCTTATTTTGAAGATGGGAAGCTTAAAAGCGCTGTCTCTTCACAGCAATTTATCATTTCAAAAGCAACAGGAAAAAATATTACTCTTGAACAGCTACCAAGCGAAAATTATTCTTTTGGGGGCGCCTTTACCCTTGTAGACGGAATTATTGGCAACCCAAAGCAGCTGGGCAAAACATGGTTGGGCTTTATGGGAAAAGATGTGGCGGCAACAATAGATTTCGGACAGAAGACGGATTTTTCAGAGGTTTATTTTAATACATTGCAAAATAAAGGAAGCTGGATCCACCTTGCAAAATCTGCCCAGATTTTCGTCTCTGATGACAATAAAAACTTTAAACTCATCAAGGAAATAGGAAAGGCGAAAATTGAAAATGCCAATGGGAAAATTAAATTGAATGTTGGCCAGCAAAGCTCAAGATATATGAAGCTGAGAATAGAAAATGCTGGAATTATTCCGGCAGGAAACCCTGGTGCTGATTCAAAAGCATGGCTGTTTGTTGATGAAATTGGCGTAAATTAGCAACTATTGAATTTTACAAGATGCAAGACACGATACTTTCCTCAGAGTTTTCATCATCACCGGAATTGGTTGAAAAATTATACCAGAACGGGATTACTAAAAATTACAATCAGGGAGATATTATTTTAGACGAAAATGCTTCCATACGCTCTATTCCTATCGTAATGAAAGGAATGTTGAAGGTGATCAGAACTGAAGAAGACGGGCGTGAAATCCTGCTCTACTACATCAAGGCAGGAGAAAGTTGCATTATGTCTTTTCTGGGCGGAATGCACAATGAAAAAAGTATTGTAAAAGCAGAGATAGAAGAAGACGCAGAGATTCTTTTTCTTCCCGTAGATAAGGTTTCTTTATTCATCAAGGAATATCCGGAATGGCTGGATTATATTTTCAGGCTTTATCACAAACGTTTTGAAGAATTACTGGATATCATCAATGCCATTGCCTTTAAGAAAGTAGATGAAAGATTACTGAATCTTCTTCATAAAAAGGCAGAAATTACCGGTACAAATACCATCAATACTACCCATGAGCAGCTTGCCAATGAACTGGGAACCGCCAGAGTAGTAGTTTCCAGACTCCTGAAACAACTTGAAGACGAAGGAAAGGTGAAGCTCGGAAGAAACAAAATTATTCTTCTGGAAACTCTCCATCAGTTGTAAACGACCATATTCCCCTCCGCTAGAGGGGTGGCAAATCAAAGATTTGACGGGGTGGTTCATTTTGAAGTTTCTAAACAATCTAAACGTGAAACAATTTGTGTTTAAAAGCACCCTTATGTAACAAAAGTAGCTGTATATCCCTCCAAACAATTCCATTTTTGTACTCAGAAAGAAAAGATTACAATGGAAATTATAGGGTATACAGCATCAGTTTTAATAGGGATTTCTTTAGGATTAATTGGTGGAGGCGGAAGTATTCTCATCGTTCCGGTATTGGTTTATCTCTTTGGTATAGATGCTTTGCTGGCAACGGAATATTCTCTTTTTATAGTAGGAGTAAGTAGTGTGGTAGGATCATTTTCGTATTTAAAAAAAGGATTGGTGGATCTTAAAATGTCATTGATATTTGGAATACCGTCCATTACTTCAATTTTTATTACCAGAACCTATTTGCTTCCCCTGATTCCTGATGAACTCATTCAGATAAAGAGTTTTCTTATCACTAAAAATATTTTCTTGCTTCTGATTTTTGCAGGTTTGATGATCCTTGCTTCCTACAAAATGATCAGAAACAATTCTTCTACTGTTTCACCGGAAAATCATTCAGATAAAAATTCTTTGTCAGCAGCAGGAGAGGGAACTGTTGTTGGGATTGTAACAGGATTGGTGGGAGCCGGCGGAGGATTTATGATTATTCCCGCTCTCGTTAATCTTTTGAAAGTTCCGATGAAAACAGCCATAGGAACTTCTCTGGTGATTATTTCCCTAAACTCGCTGATTGGCTTTGCTTCCTCTATAAATCATTCTGTAATAGATTGGAAATTATTGATGTCCATTACTTTTATTGCTGTAATAGGAATTGTTATTGGTATACATCTATCAAAAAGAATAGATGGTAAAAAGCTCAAGCCTGCATTCGGGTGGTTTATCTTGGTAATGGGCATTTACATTATTACAAAGGAAATCTATCATATATTAATCATTTAAAAACAGTTATGTAACAAAAGTAACTGTGGCTGAAAATGAAAAACAGGAGATTTGTATCAGATAACAGAATCAAAATATTTAAAAATGAAAATAGAACAGATTTATACAGGTTGTTTGGCTCAGGGTGCTTACTATATTATTTCAAATGGAGAAGCTGCGATCATTGATCCCTTACGTGAAACAAAACCCTACATAGAAAAGCTGAAAAAAGACGGAGTACAATTAAAATATATTTTTGAAACCCATTTTCATGCTGATTTTGTAAGTGGACACGTTGATTTAAGCAAAAAAACAAACGCTCCAGTTGTCTATGGACCGACTGCGAAGCCTGACTTTGAGGCTATCATCGCTGAAGATCATCAGATATTTGAAGTGGGGAAAATTAAAATTAAGGTTCTTCATACACCGGGACATACGTTGGAAAGTTCCTGCTATTTGTTGATGGATGAACATGGAAAAGAAAAAGCTCTGTTCAGTGGAGATACCTTATTTTTGGGAGATGTAGGACGTCCAGATCTTGCTCAGAAAGCCACAGATATGACACAGGATGAGCTTGCAGGATTACTATATGAAAGCCTATACAAAAAAATTCTACCCTTAGCAGATGATATTATGGTGTATCCCGCTCATGGAGCAGGTTCTGCCTGTGGGAAAAATATGCAGAAAGAAACTATGGATACTCTTGGAAATCAAAAGAAAACCAATTATGTCCTGAATCAAAAAAATAAAAAAAGCTTCATCAAAGAAGTAACAGATGGACTTTTACCACCACCGGCCTATTTTGGAATGAATGTGATGATGAACAAAAAAGGCTATCACAGCTTTGATGAGGTTTTGTCACAAGGATTGCAGCCTCTTGCTCCTGAACAGTTTGAGGAAATAGCAGAAGCTTCCGGAGCTTTAGTTCTGGATGTGAGAAACAGCAGTACATTTGTTCAGGATTTCATTCCGCAATCAGTAAATATAGGATTGGATGGTGACTTTGCCCCTTGGGTAGGTGCTTTAATTGCAGATGTGAATCAGCCTATTCTGCTGGTGACAGAAACAGGAGATGAGGAAGAAACAGTAACCAGATTAAGCAGAGTAGGGTTTGATCAGGTTTTAGGATATTTGGATGGAGGCTTTGATGCATGGAAAAAAAGTGGAAAAGAAATAGATCATGTCCCTCGTATTTCTGCCGGACAATTTGAAAAGGAGATTAAAGGAAAAAACGCAAAAATCATTGATATAAGAAGAGAAAGTGAATACAATGCGGAACACATTCATGAAGCCTACAGTAAGCCTTTAGCCTATATCAATGAGTGGATTCATACTTTAGATCCGGAAGAACATTTTTACATGCATTGTGGAAGCGGTTACAGAAGCACAATGGCTGCAAGTATTCTTCAGGCAAGAGGGTACAGAAATTTCACGGAAATTGAGGGTGGTTTTAAAGCCATTGCCTCTACACAGATTAAAAAAAGTGATTTTGTATGTCAGACTAAAATTTTAAAATAAATTAGATTAAAAAAGAATATATGTTGGAGATGATAAAAGAACCATGGCCATGGTATATTGCAGGCCCTTTGATCGGGTTAACTGTCCCCGCCTTACTTATTATGGGAAATAAATCCTTTGGAATAAGTTCTTCACTAAGGCATATCTGCGCTGCCTGTGTACCGGCTAATGTCAATTTTTTTAAATATGACTGGAAAAAAGAAACATGGAACCTATTTTTCGTATTGGGAATTTTCTTCGGTGGAATGATTGCCGCCAACTTTATGCTCAATCCAACTGAAATTATGGTTAATCCTAATCTGAAAACAGAATTGGCAGGCTATGGAATTACAGATTACAGTAATCTTGTTCCGGTTCAGCTGATGAATTTTCAAAGTGTTTTTACACTGAGAGGCTTTATAATGATGGTTGTAGGCGGATTTTTGGTGGGTTTCGGAACACGATATGCAGGTGGATGTACCAGTGGGCATGCCATTATGGGACTTTCTAACTTTCAATGGCCATCTTTGGTGGCAACTGTATGTTTTATGATAGGAGGTTTTCTAATGGCCAATATTATCCTGCCCATGATACTTTCCCTATAAATCTAATTTTAAACTGAATGAAAGAAATGATAAAAGAAAAAGAACATGACGTTCAAGATACTTCTTGTGTAAACGAAGGCGGTCTTCAGCATAAATGGTATCATAATTTGAAATACCTTGCAGCAGGAATTATATTCGGAATTATTTTCGTAAAAGCTGAAGTGATTAGTTGGTTCCGAATTCAGGAGATGTTCCGCCTGCAGTCTTTTCATATGTACGGAATCATCGGAAGTGCCGTGGTGGTGGGAATGATTTCAGTGTTTTTGATTAAGAAATTCAATATCAAAACAATATATGGAGAACCCATTACCTTAGCTCCGAAAAAATTCAATAAAGGACAGATTTACGGTGGATTAATTTTCGGTTTTGGCTGGGCTATTACAGGAGCCTGTCCCGGACCTCTCTTTGCTCAGATTGGAACAGGAGCTCTCGCAGTGTCTGTTACCCTGTTGAGTGCTATAGCCGGAACCTGGGTATACGGATACTTCAGGGATCAATTACCTCATTGATACTTTAAACAAGAAATAATTAAAGAACCATTTCCATATAACAATTTTGTATTGTAGAAATTCAGATTGAAAAATTGGAGGAGGGTTTTAGCCCAAATAAAAAAGACTACGAATAATAATCCGTAGTCTTTTTTTTGTATAAAATTATGAAGATATGAAGTGCTCAGCTCCCAGGGCCATATAAAGATTAATGCGTTCTATTCTGTACTGAAGATCCAGATTAATCAGGTTCATCTCATTTTTAAGAAGATCCCTTTGCTTTCGGATCAGTACAAAACTATTGTTAGCACCCACCTTTATTTGTTTTTGAGTGAGACTAATATTGTTTTTCAATTCATTGATCGCCTTTGTGTTATAGGAGGATTGTTTTTCAATGGAGTGTAGATTGGCTAAAGATGATTCCACTTCATTTAAAGCATTCAGTACCGTTTTTGAATACTCTTCTACGATCTGTTTTTGCTGAGAATCCTTTATTTCTACATTCTTTTTCAGTTTCCCATTGTTGAATAAAGGAGAAACCAATCCACTACCTACCTTTAATAACGGATTGGAAAATAAAGAATTGAGAGATTCCACATTACTTCCGGCGGTTCCTAAAGAAGAACTTATGCTAATGGAAGGCAGTCTTGCCGCTTTGGCCTGCTGTACCTCATAAAAAGCTTTTTCTATTTGAAAATGACTGGCCTGTATATCTGATCTGTTTTCTAGAAGCTGTAACGGAAAAGATTCAGGGATATCATTGTTTACAGGATTAAAAAAACTCTGTGTCATTAGCTTTCCCTCAGGATATTTTCCTGTAAGCAATTCAAGAGATCTTCTGGACTGGATATTCGCGTTTTTAACCTTTTCGAGGTATTCTTCCAGAGAAATAATTTCCGCAGATATATTAGAAATATCCAATGCATTAGCCGTTCCCACCTTTTTTTGGAGGGTGTACAGCTTTTCCAGATCCTTAGACTTCTGAATATAACTTTCAATCTTATCTTCCTGAATATTTCCTGCAATATTTAAAAAATAAGCCTTTGCAATCATGCCCGCAATAGATTGATGCAGCAGGATATTTTGATGCTTTGCCGAAAAATAATTGCTTGTACTTGCCATTTGTGAAGACTTATTTTTACCCCACAGATCTATTTCCCAGCTAGCTTTCAATGCAAGACGACGAAGCTGGGTTTCACTCACCAGATTATTGGAGGTATTGGCAACAGCACTTACACTTGGGTACAGATCACTTCCTGCAATTTCCATAGCCAGTTCCACCTGATTGAGCTTTTCTCTGGCGATAATAATATCAGCATTGTATTGCATTCCCTCATTAATCAGGGCTTCCAGTTGCTGGTCCTTAAGATCTGTGATCCATTCATAAGAAAATGAGTCGGCATCAGTTTTTCGGTCAAAGATCCAGTCATCAGGAATTTGAAGATGAGAAACAATTTCGCTTTTTTCTTTGAGCTGATCCATATTTTCTTTCGTAGGTTCCTTGTATCCAATACAAGAACTTAGGCTTAAAGAAAGAACTCCCAGTACAATTAATTTTTTATACATCTTAGTGAAGTTTAGGGATCAGGAAGTTTATTTTACTGCTAATGCGCACCATTACCTTTCGGATAAGATGAAGTGGCTTGATGTGATCAGAATAGATCACGGCTGTACCTCTTGCCCCAACAGTAAGTTGTTTTTGTTCATCTACCAATACAAACTTGGCAATAAGTTTTCCATCCGTTTCAGGGAGTTGTCTGGCTGTGTCCGGAAGTCCTGCGGTAGATCCGTTTCCGCCCAGCATTCCTCCTGCGTTGTTCATAATACCTTGGCTGGTGGCATCAATAACATATTCAAGCTTGGCTTTTACAACCTTTCCGGGTTCTGTTTTAAGAGCAAGTTCAACCTCATTTCCATTTTTTACAGATTCAAGCTCATTTTGGGCAAAGAACCCAATAACAGATTGCTGCTTTTGAATTAAAACAAAGGCCGACTTAAATGGAGCCATGATAGCCCCCTCATTCAACTGAACATTGGGAATAATACCATCTGTAGGCGCCAGAACAACCGTTTGGGAAAGATTCCATTTCGCCTGATCCAGTTTCGCCTGAATCTCAGAAACAGATGAATTTTCTCCACCATAGGAAGCATTGGATTTTGTTTCCAAAGATTGTTGCTGTGATTGTGCCGCACTGATTCGGGACTGAAGATCACGTACATTGGTAATCGCCTGCTCCAGATCGAACTTGTTTGCAGCACCTGCCTCTACCAATTCCTGATACTGGGCAACCCTTTTATTGGCAAGATCCAGTTGAGACTGCAATCCCGCTATATTTTTTCTGGAGGCTGAAATATCTGTGTTATAGGAATTTACAGTAGCTTTCATATTGCTGAGTTTCGCCTCCAGAGATTTAATCTCCTGTACATAAGGTTCTCTGTCCAGAACAAATAATGTATCTCCTTTCTTTACCTCCTGATTGGTATTTACATATACCTTTTTTACCTTTCCCAAAGCCTGGGTAGTGATGTCAACACTTCTGTTTCCCACCTTTACATCAGAAGTAATGGGGCAGTAGTAATTAAGACTCAGAATTAAAGCAATACTCCCGAAAATAGGAAGAGAGTATACCACAACCTGAGTAGTAAATGTCCAGGGAATAAGTTTAAATTTTTTGATAAGCAGCCAGCAGATTCCGGCATATATGGCAACAAGTAATTCTAGCATTGGGTTTGATTTTCAATTGTGTTACGTTCTTCTTCAGTGTGATCTGTGTCTTTTTTCTGATCATTTTGATTACCATAATCATAGTTGGCCCAGATTAAGGCAACCGGCCATAAAAGGCCTCCAAAAATTAGGGAAAGGAGGCACATGCTTTTTATGGCTTTCAGCTGAGGATGGTTCTTTTCCTCAGCAACCTTTTCAGGATAGATGTGAACTTTCCAGAAAAGATAGATGCCGGCGATTGGTAAAACAAGTAAAATGAACCATGAAGCGGCATTTGCTATATTGTCTTCTACATGACCTGTTGATGCTTGAACAAAATTGCATGATAATAACAGGCAGAGAAGTAAGGATATTCTTTGCATAATATAATTGTATAAGGTAATAATGAAATGTTAAACAAGGTTGTAACTACACCATAATAGGGTAGCTACCTTAGTTTAAAGATAATTCTATAATAGATAATGTTTAGTGAATGATATTCTTCTCATTTTGCTTTTAATAAATTGTGTAACAGTATTTTGAGTAAGCAAAAATAGAATGAATAAAGTGAGAAAAAGTATTCCTAAGTTATTTTTTTCTTTCGTTCCTTTTTCTATGAATGCGTGCAGTCATGCGTGAAAGAGAGTTGGGAGTAATGCCCAGAAAATTAGCAATATACTTTCTGTTGGCATTTTGAGAAGTGAATGGGCGGCTTTCCAGAAACTCTTCATATCTGGAGTGCGGAGAAGTAGAGCAGAACTGCTCAGTACGAAATTTTAAAATACTGATAATCTGTTTCAAAGACTTCAGGTAGATATTATAAATGCCTCTGTGCTGAAAAGCCATTTCTTCAAATTCACTCTTGTTAAATAAAAAAATCTGACTTTCAATAACAGCTTCTATAGTATATTTTCGTTCAATTTCTCCCGAATAAGATTCTGGGCTTTCCATAATAACGGCTTCCTTTTCCGAAGGTAAAAAAAGATTCGTCTCAATACCATTCTCATCATCAAAAAAGCATCTTAGTAAACCATTGGAAAGAATAAACAAATGGTTAAAAGACTGTCCAGGAGCCAC
This genomic interval from Chryseobacterium joostei contains the following:
- a CDS encoding CoA transferase subunit A — its product is MIDKRVKNAKEAIEGIKDGMTLMLGGFGLCGIPENSINALVESDVKDLTCISNNAGVDDFGLGLLLHKRQIKKMISSYVGENAEFERQMLSGELDVELTPQGTLAEKCRAAQAGIPAFYTPAGYGTEIAEGKEVKEFHGKPHILEHAYEADYSIVKAWKGDHAGNLIFKGSARNFNHPMAGAAKITIAEVEELVEPGELDPNQIHIPGIMIQRIFQGEKFEKRIEQRTTRKK
- a CDS encoding CoA transferase subunit B, producing the protein MLSKEDIARRISKEVKDGYYVNLGIGIPTLVANYVSENISVEFQSENGVLGMGPFPFEGEEDADIINAGKQTITILPGGSFFDSAFSFGMIRGQKVDLTILGAMEVSENGDIANWKIPGKMVKGMGGAMDLVASAENIIVAMMHVNKAGESKILKKCTLPLTGVNCVKRVVTELAVLDITPNGFKLVERAPGVSVEDIIKATEADLIIDGEVPEMQL
- a CDS encoding DUF4197 domain-containing protein; amino-acid sequence: MRKSIFIAAGLLFSISTQAQLLDIIKSTVKDKTGIDLNTPPATKGSTTTSTNTNTTTATPIKSSTANLGNLTSTQISSGLKEALSIGVTDGVKKLALNDGFLKNEAVKILMPEKLRKVDTTLRSLGMGSLADEGVKLLNRAAEDAVTEAAPIFTNAITSMTITDAKNILLGTDNAATNYLKGKTQSQLFTAFQPKVKASLGKVGADTVWKNLISKYNTFTGQSVTTDLNEYVTTETINGVFKMVADKESGIRNTPAMRTTSILQKVFGAQDNK
- a CDS encoding beta-N-acetylhexosaminidase, which gives rise to MTRIFLAFFIMTSSLVFSQNKLNLIPYPQNVEIKEGSFILSEVLNMSNDLPKKETDYFRKRMGSMITLKDSKKSDAQLVYSQWPKASAGKEESYSIEILPKRILIQSYTQQGYFLAIQTLIQLFENYQTEKKIPAMKIEDQPKFAWRGMHLDVCRHFFTVDEVKQYIDYLAMYKMNTFHWHLTDDQGWRIEIKKYPKLTQIGSKRKESMIGAYVDNTFDGKPYGPYFYTQEQIKDVVKYAQERHITIVPEIEMPGHALAALSAYPELACTKGPFEAATKWGVFDDVFCPKDETFKFLENVLDEVIQLFPSQYIHIGGDECPKTRWKECAHCQELIKKNNLKDEHGLQSYFIQRIEKYVNSKGRKIIGWDEILEGGLAPNAAVMSWTGVNGGIEAAKSKHFAVMTPGAYCYFDHYQGDPQTEPNAFGGFTPLEKVYSYNPIPDELNAEQAKYILGVQANLWTEYILDFKQVQYMIFPRLMALSEVGWGTSDPKNYKEFESRVIHQFKVLDKMNVNYAKSIYNISGKVISANKGIAYELSTSQNSNGIRYTLDGTTPTIHSKTYQGPVSIPGSLTIKSAYFEDGKLKSAVSSQQFIISKATGKNITLEQLPSENYSFGGAFTLVDGIIGNPKQLGKTWLGFMGKDVAATIDFGQKTDFSEVYFNTLQNKGSWIHLAKSAQIFVSDDNKNFKLIKEIGKAKIENANGKIKLNVGQQSSRYMKLRIENAGIIPAGNPGADSKAWLFVDEIGVN
- a CDS encoding Crp/Fnr family transcriptional regulator, with translation MQDTILSSEFSSSPELVEKLYQNGITKNYNQGDIILDENASIRSIPIVMKGMLKVIRTEEDGREILLYYIKAGESCIMSFLGGMHNEKSIVKAEIEEDAEILFLPVDKVSLFIKEYPEWLDYIFRLYHKRFEELLDIINAIAFKKVDERLLNLLHKKAEITGTNTINTTHEQLANELGTARVVVSRLLKQLEDEGKVKLGRNKIILLETLHQL
- a CDS encoding sulfite exporter TauE/SafE family protein; this translates as MEIIGYTASVLIGISLGLIGGGGSILIVPVLVYLFGIDALLATEYSLFIVGVSSVVGSFSYLKKGLVDLKMSLIFGIPSITSIFITRTYLLPLIPDELIQIKSFLITKNIFLLLIFAGLMILASYKMIRNNSSTVSPENHSDKNSLSAAGEGTVVGIVTGLVGAGGGFMIIPALVNLLKVPMKTAIGTSLVIISLNSLIGFASSINHSVIDWKLLMSITFIAVIGIVIGIHLSKRIDGKKLKPAFGWFILVMGIYIITKEIYHILII